In Massilia violaceinigra, one DNA window encodes the following:
- a CDS encoding methyltransferase gives MPDFASRDPQSPAFWDERFERGFTPWDRGGVPAALRDFVGRAARPLRTLIPGCGAAYELAYLSDAGWDATAIDFSPAAVAAARAAVGPWSERVREADFFAFAPDQPVELMYERAFLCALPRAMWPQVAARWADLLAPGALLAGFFFFDDVLKGPPFGIGRAELDALLTPAFRCVEDAAVEDSIAVFAGKERWMVWQRR, from the coding sequence ATGCCCGACTTCGCCAGCCGCGATCCGCAGTCGCCCGCCTTCTGGGACGAGCGCTTCGAGCGCGGTTTCACGCCCTGGGACCGGGGCGGGGTGCCGGCGGCGCTGCGCGATTTCGTCGGCCGCGCAGCTCGCCCGCTGCGCACCCTCATTCCCGGCTGCGGCGCCGCCTACGAACTGGCCTATCTATCGGATGCCGGGTGGGACGCCACCGCCATCGATTTTTCGCCGGCCGCCGTGGCCGCTGCCAGGGCGGCGGTGGGGCCGTGGAGCGAGCGCGTGCGCGAGGCGGACTTTTTTGCGTTTGCGCCGGACCAGCCGGTCGAATTGATGTACGAACGTGCTTTCCTGTGCGCCTTGCCGCGCGCCATGTGGCCGCAAGTGGCCGCGCGCTGGGCCGACCTGCTGGCGCCCGGAGCGCTGCTGGCGGGATTTTTCTTCTTCGACGATGTGCTCAAGGGGCCGCCGTTCGGAATCGGTCGGGCCGAACTCGATGCCTTGCTCACGCCGGCATTTCGCTGCGTGGAAGATGCTGCCGTGGAGGATTCGATTGCCGTGTTTGCCGGCAAGGAGCGCTGGATGGTGTGGCAGCGCAGGTGA
- the ubiB gene encoding ubiquinone biosynthesis regulatory protein kinase UbiB codes for MVLKFLRLLKILRVAVKYGLDEIAISGLKVPRTAKLIDNVIFWRDISAPRGVRLRMALEELGPIFVKFGQVLSTRRDLMPFDIADELTHLQDRVPPFSSELAIAQITRSLRAHPDELFASFDRTPVASASIAQVHFAILKDGKEVAVKVLRPGMKKSIDEDVALMHIAAEWIGRIWADSKRLKPKEVVAEFDKYLHDELDLMREAANASQLRRNFAGSNLLMVPEMYWDYCASSVIVMERMHGIPVSQIDRLAAEGVDLKKLSSDGVEIFFTQVFRDGFFHADMHPGNILVSVAPETFGRYIALDFGIVGTLNDFDKDYLSQNFLAFFRRDYKRVAEAHIESGWAPRETRVDELESAVRACCEPIFDRPLKDISFGQILLRLFQTSRRFNVEVQPQLVLLQKTLLNIEGLGRQLDPDLDLWKTAKPYLERWMGEQVGVRGMVERLKAEAPRYTHIIPQLPRLVHRALLQAAEPATINHDLLKILVIEQQRTNRLISVALACAALVVSGAVALLAYGRWSHLI; via the coding sequence ATGGTATTGAAATTCCTGCGCCTGCTTAAAATTCTCCGGGTCGCGGTCAAGTACGGCCTCGACGAAATCGCCATCTCCGGCCTGAAAGTGCCGCGCACGGCCAAGCTGATCGACAATGTGATCTTCTGGCGCGATATCTCGGCCCCGCGCGGCGTGCGCCTGCGCATGGCGCTGGAAGAACTGGGCCCGATCTTCGTCAAGTTCGGCCAGGTACTCTCGACCCGGCGCGACCTGATGCCGTTCGACATCGCCGACGAGCTGACCCATCTGCAGGACCGGGTGCCGCCGTTCAGTTCCGAACTGGCGATTGCCCAGATCACACGCTCGCTGCGCGCCCACCCGGACGAACTGTTCGCCAGTTTCGACCGTACCCCGGTCGCGTCGGCATCGATCGCCCAGGTGCACTTCGCAATCTTGAAGGATGGCAAGGAAGTCGCCGTCAAGGTGCTGCGTCCCGGCATGAAAAAGTCGATCGATGAAGACGTGGCGCTGATGCATATCGCCGCCGAGTGGATCGGGCGCATCTGGGCCGACAGCAAGCGCCTGAAACCGAAGGAAGTCGTCGCCGAGTTCGACAAATACCTGCATGACGAACTCGACCTGATGCGCGAGGCCGCCAACGCCAGCCAGCTGCGCCGCAATTTCGCCGGCTCCAACCTGCTGATGGTGCCCGAGATGTACTGGGATTACTGCGCCAGCAGCGTGATCGTCATGGAACGCATGCACGGCATTCCGGTCTCGCAGATCGACCGCCTGGCGGCCGAGGGCGTGGACTTGAAAAAACTCTCCAGCGACGGCGTCGAGATTTTCTTCACCCAGGTGTTCCGCGATGGCTTTTTCCATGCGGATATGCACCCGGGGAATATTTTGGTCTCGGTGGCGCCGGAAACCTTCGGCCGCTACATTGCGCTCGACTTCGGCATCGTCGGCACCCTGAACGACTTCGACAAGGATTACCTGTCGCAAAACTTCCTGGCCTTCTTCCGGCGCGACTACAAGCGCGTGGCCGAAGCCCACATCGAATCGGGCTGGGCCCCGCGCGAAACCCGGGTCGACGAGCTCGAATCGGCCGTGCGCGCCTGCTGCGAACCGATCTTCGACCGCCCGCTCAAGGATATTTCCTTCGGCCAGATCCTGCTGCGCCTGTTCCAGACCTCGCGCCGCTTCAACGTCGAAGTCCAGCCGCAACTGGTGCTGCTGCAAAAAACCCTGCTCAATATCGAAGGCCTGGGGCGCCAGCTCGATCCCGACCTGGACCTGTGGAAAACCGCCAAGCCTTATCTGGAGCGCTGGATGGGCGAACAGGTCGGTGTGCGCGGCATGGTCGAGCGCCTCAAGGCCGAGGCGCCGCGCTACACCCACATCATTCCGCAACTGCCGCGCCTGGTTCACCGGGCGCTGCTGCAGGCGGCCGAGCCGGCTACCATCAACCATGACTTGCTCAAGATCCTGGTGATCGAGCAGCAGCGCACCAACCGCCTGATCTCGGTCGCGCTGGCCTGCGCCGCGCTGGTCGTGAGCGGGGCGGTGGCGCTGCTGGCCTACGGACGCTGGTCGCACCTGATCTGA
- a CDS encoding ubiquinone biosynthesis accessory factor UbiJ, protein MSPPNSFTPQSALMAPAIAAINHLLAQEAWARDALALHSGKVACIDASGMALRLLVTRDGMVEASPAGTPEEGASVTIRVKLADLPLIAQNRERAFSYVKIEGDAEFANTISQLSKGLRWEAEHDLERLIGPIAATRLVGGARSVFDGVRAAHGKVAENLAEFFLEEQPLLVRPATVDDFGAEVSRLRDDVERTAKRLARLEQKLAPTGAAPDALNAAGQQKLDL, encoded by the coding sequence ATGTCACCACCGAACTCGTTTACTCCCCAATCCGCGCTGATGGCGCCCGCCATCGCCGCAATCAATCACTTGCTGGCGCAGGAAGCGTGGGCCAGGGATGCACTGGCGTTGCACAGCGGTAAAGTGGCCTGCATCGATGCCAGCGGCATGGCGCTGCGCCTGCTTGTCACGCGCGACGGCATGGTCGAGGCCAGCCCGGCCGGCACGCCGGAGGAGGGCGCCAGCGTCACCATCCGCGTCAAGCTGGCCGACCTGCCGCTGATCGCCCAGAACCGCGAGCGGGCCTTTTCCTACGTCAAGATCGAAGGCGATGCCGAGTTCGCCAACACGATTTCGCAACTGAGCAAGGGTTTGCGCTGGGAAGCCGAGCACGACCTCGAACGCCTGATTGGCCCGATTGCCGCCACCCGCCTGGTGGGCGGCGCCAGAAGCGTGTTCGACGGCGTGCGCGCCGCCCACGGCAAGGTGGCGGAAAACCTGGCCGAATTCTTCCTCGAAGAGCAGCCCCTGCTGGTGCGTCCGGCCACGGTCGACGATTTCGGCGCCGAAGTGAGCCGCCTGCGCGACGATGTCGAGCGCACCGCCAAGCGTCTCGCCCGGCTCGAACAAAAGCTGGCGCCCACGGGTGCCGCACCGGACGCGCTAAATGCTGCCGGGCAACAAAAACTGGATCTTTAA